The stretch of DNA ACAATGGCAGCTCCTCCTCCTTCTGGCACTCGTCTCCCTCGTGCTCTTAACGAGGAGACTGAGCAACAAAGGGCTCAAGCTACCGCCAGGCCCAGCCCGGGCTCCAATCCTGGGGAACCTGCACCAGCTAGGCGTGCTGCCGCACCGGAGCTTACGGGATCTTGCGCGGAAGCACGGGCCGGTGATGCAGCTGCAGCTCGGCACCGTGCGGACGGTGGTGGTGTCGTCGGCTGAGGCGGCGCGCGAGGTGATGAAGACGCACGACGAGGACTGCTGCACCCGACCCGTGTCCCCCGGGATGAAGCGGTTGTCCTACGGCCTCAAGAACGTCGGGTTCGCGCCATACGGCGCCTACTGGCACGCCATGCGCAAGTTCTTCGTGGTCGAGCTCTTCGGCGTGCGCCATGTCGAGGCAGCATGGCATGCCCGCCAGCATCAGGTACGGACAAGGATACATGCTATTCAGTACATATTTCAGTGGATTAATGTGGCACGCGTCCTCATAAAATAAGAGATGGTGGATACAAACTGTGCATAGTATAAAACCTCATGTACTCTATTGAACCCATGGTCGATTAGGTGGACAAACTAATGAACACCTTGAGCGGCTTGGCCGGAGAGCCGGTAGCGCTCAAGCAGCACATCTTAAGCCTGGCCGATGGCATCATCGGCATGCTTGGATTTGGCGACATGTACAACAGCGACAAGTTCCCACACCACAAGAACTTGGAGCACGTGCTTGAGGAGGCCATACACGTGCAGTCCAGCTTTTCCGCGGAGGACTATTTCCCCAACATCGTCGGCCGCCTAGTCGACCAAATCACTGGCCTCGCATCTCGTCGTGAGCGGGTCTTCAAGCTGCTTGATACATTCTTCGAGGTCATCATTGAGCAGCATCTTGACCCTCAACGTGCCAAGCCACACAACGGTGACCTCGTTGACCGTCTCATCGATCTATGGAAGGACACCAGTGGCAACCTCAACATCACAAGAGACCATGTCAAGGGCAACATATTTGTAAGTCATATTAGTTTTTTTTACTATATGTAAGTCATATTAGTTACCTCTATACATCATGTCATGTCTCGATTGAGGGAAAAAAGATCAACTAACTGACATCACTCGCTCAccaccatgcatgcatgcagggCACGTTCATTGGTGGCTCGGACACGACCACGGCGACGATTCTATGGGCGATGGCAGAGCTGACCCGGAATCCACGACTACTGGAGAGGGTGCAAGACGAGATCAGGGCCGTGGTGGGAGGCAATGACAGGGTGCGACCAGACGATCTATCCAAGCTGGTCTTCCTCAAGATGGTGGTGAAGGAGACCCTACGGCTGCACCCACCAGCGACGATGCTACTGCCGAGGGAGGCCATGCGGGACATCCGAATTGGGGGCTATGACGTATTGGCCAAGACGCGAATCTATGTGAACGTGTGGGCCATTTGTAGGGACCCGGCAAACTGGCCAGACGACCCGGAGGATTTCAAACCGGAGAGGTTTGAGACGAGCGAGATAGACTTCAAGGGAGGGCATTTTGAGCTAACTCCATTCGGCGCAGGGCGGCGGATATGCCCTGCACTGTCTATGAGCACGGCCACCGTGGAGTTCACGCTGGCCAACCTGCTATACCACTTCGATTGGGCGCTCCCCGAGGGGATCGTGATTAGCATG from Triticum urartu cultivar G1812 chromosome 3, Tu2.1, whole genome shotgun sequence encodes:
- the LOC125546342 gene encoding 4-hydroxyphenylacetaldehyde oxime monooxygenase-like — encoded protein: MAISPSSELLSQPQQWQLLLLLALVSLVLLTRRLSNKGLKLPPGPARAPILGNLHQLGVLPHRSLRDLARKHGPVMQLQLGTVRTVVVSSAEAAREVMKTHDEDCCTRPVSPGMKRLSYGLKNVGFAPYGAYWHAMRKFFVVELFGVRHVEAAWHARQHQVDKLMNTLSGLAGEPVALKQHILSLADGIIGMLGFGDMYNSDKFPHHKNLEHVLEEAIHVQSSFSAEDYFPNIVGRLVDQITGLASRRERVFKLLDTFFEVIIEQHLDPQRAKPHNGDLVDRLIDLWKDTSGNLNITRDHVKGNIFGTFIGGSDTTTATILWAMAELTRNPRLLERVQDEIRAVVGGNDRVRPDDLSKLVFLKMVVKETLRLHPPATMLLPREAMRDIRIGGYDVLAKTRIYVNVWAICRDPANWPDDPEDFKPERFETSEIDFKGGHFELTPFGAGRRICPALSMSTATVEFTLANLLYHFDWALPEGIVISMQEEGKLIPLLQTPLLLVPTPYTSTSEHNEAWHDTPETDPVKINLFPCME